In a single window of the Pseudochaenichthys georgianus chromosome 16, fPseGeo1.2, whole genome shotgun sequence genome:
- the entpd3 gene encoding ectonucleoside triphosphate diphosphohydrolase 3 isoform X1 — translation MASKQPIGYKCCIAGVLLLLLASVAALVAVAVIQDTWRFKDYSSEYGIVIDSGSSRSNIYLYKWPGEKENETGVVTEQMNCKVAGDGISEMKVDKEKGAKSMATFKVCIKNITEAIPAEKRNTTTLFLGATAGMRLLQGLDEQRSSEIMEDVREYLSSLPFVFQNASIISGQEEGLYGWITVNYLMGNLLEKNTWNKYVHPQGEKTVGSMDLGGASTQIAFAVQSNLSGPDYLPVKLYGYPYNVYTHSFLCYGKHEAGRMILDKVVRESSDPNYIPNPCYPKGYNVTFVASYIYETQCNEKPNDYNPDQQLFFVGTGNSDKCLSMVKRIFDFQTCSSTQCSFNGVEQPPVTGDFMAYAGFFYTSSVIGLEGTSDLDQFKASCTKFCEEKWTVLKEEKPLISEKYLRTYCFSSHYVFTLLADGYKFDKETWKNINFQKEVKDTNIGWSLGYMLSLSNMIPSEVKEILPMTDPLFAGLIFLFSALIIITVVLVFIFLIRTCY, via the exons ATGGCTTCCAAACAGCCAATTGGCTACAAATGTTGCATAGCAGGAGTGCTGCTTCTCCTCTTGGCCAGCGTTGCCGCCCTAGTTGCTGTTGCTGTCATCCAGGACACCTGGAGGTTCAAAGACTATAGCTCTGAG taTGGCATCGTGATAGACTCAGGTTCATCACGTTCCAATATTTACCTGTACAAGTGGCCGGGGGAGAAAGAAAATGAAACAGGAGTGGTGACTGAGCAAATGAACTGTAAAGTTGCTG GTGATGGTATCTCCGAGATGAAAGTTGACAAGGAAAAAGGCGCCAAGTCAATGGCGACATTTAAAGTGTGCATTAAGAACATCACCGAAGCCATTCCTGCTGAAAAACGCAACACCACAACTCTTTTTCTAGGAGCAACTGCTGGAATGAGACTGCTACA GGGATTGGATGAACagaggtcaagtgaaatcatggAAGATGTTAGGGAATACCTGTCGTCTCTGCCTTTCGTCTTCCAAAACGCTTCCATTATTTCTGGACAAGAAGAAGGGCTGTATGGGTGGATTACTGTCAACTACCTGATGGGGAACTTACTAGAG AAAAACACATGGAACAAATATGTGCACCCTCAAGGGGAAAAGACTGTAGGGTCCATGGACCTTGGTGGAGCTTCAACACAGATCGCATTTGCTGTCCAGAGTAATCTCAGCGGGCCGGACTACTTACCTGTCAAACTGTACGGTTACCCTTACAATGTCTACACACACAGTTTCCTCTGCTATGGTAAACATGAGGCTGGGAGGATGATTCTGGACAAAGTAGTGCGG GAGTCATCTGACCCAAACTACATTCCTAACCCATGCTACCCTAAGGGTTACAACGTGACCTTCGTTGCATCATACATTTATGAAACACAGTGCAATGAGAAGCCAAACGACTACAACCCAGATCAACAACTCTTCTTTGTGGGTACTGGCAACTCGGACAAGTGCCTAAGCATGGTGAAGAGGATTTTTGATTTCCAGACATGTTCTTCAACCCAGTGTTCCTTCAATGGGGTCGAGCAGCCACCAGTCACTGGAGACTTTATG GCATATGCAGGATTCTTCTATACTAGTAGTGTGATTGGGTTGGAAGGAACATCCGATCTCGATCAATTCAAAGCTTCATGTACTAAATTCTGCGAAGAAAAGTGGACGGTG TTGAAGGAAGAGAAGCCTTTGATCTCTGAGAAATACCTTAGGACCTATTGTTTTTCATCTCACTATGTGTTCACTTTGCTGGCAGACGGATACAAGTTTGACAAAGAAACGTGGAAAAACATTAACTTCCAAAAAGAG GTAAAGGACACCAACATTGGTTGGAGTTTGGGTTACATGCTGAGTTTGTCCAACATGATCCCGTCTGAAGTGAAAGAAATCCTCCCCATGACAGATCCCCTGTTTGCCGGTCTTATCTTTCTATTTTCAGCACTCATCATCATAACTGTTGTTTTAGTTTTCATCTTCCTCATTCGCACCTGCTACTGA
- the entpd3 gene encoding ectonucleoside triphosphate diphosphohydrolase 3 isoform X2 codes for MASKQPIGYKCCIAGVLLLLLASVAALVAVAVIQDTWRFKDYSSEYGIVIDSGSSRSNIYLYKWPGEKENETGVVTEQMNCKVAGDGISEMKVDKEKGAKSMATFKVCIKNITEAIPAEKRNTTTLFLGATAGMRLLQGLDEQRSSEIMEDVREYLSSLPFVFQNASIISGQEEGLYGWITVNYLMGNLLEKNTWNKYVHPQGEKTVGSMDLGGASTQIAFAVQSNLSGPDYLPVKLYGYPYNVYTHSFLCYGKHEAGRMILDKVVRESSDPNYIPNPCYPKGYNVTFVASYIYETQCNEKPNDYNPDQQLFFVGTGNSDKCLSMVKRIFDFQTCSSTQCSFNGVEQPPVTGDFMAYAGFFYTSSVIGLEGTSDLDQFKASCTKFCEEKWTVTDTSLTKKRGKTLTSKKR; via the exons ATGGCTTCCAAACAGCCAATTGGCTACAAATGTTGCATAGCAGGAGTGCTGCTTCTCCTCTTGGCCAGCGTTGCCGCCCTAGTTGCTGTTGCTGTCATCCAGGACACCTGGAGGTTCAAAGACTATAGCTCTGAG taTGGCATCGTGATAGACTCAGGTTCATCACGTTCCAATATTTACCTGTACAAGTGGCCGGGGGAGAAAGAAAATGAAACAGGAGTGGTGACTGAGCAAATGAACTGTAAAGTTGCTG GTGATGGTATCTCCGAGATGAAAGTTGACAAGGAAAAAGGCGCCAAGTCAATGGCGACATTTAAAGTGTGCATTAAGAACATCACCGAAGCCATTCCTGCTGAAAAACGCAACACCACAACTCTTTTTCTAGGAGCAACTGCTGGAATGAGACTGCTACA GGGATTGGATGAACagaggtcaagtgaaatcatggAAGATGTTAGGGAATACCTGTCGTCTCTGCCTTTCGTCTTCCAAAACGCTTCCATTATTTCTGGACAAGAAGAAGGGCTGTATGGGTGGATTACTGTCAACTACCTGATGGGGAACTTACTAGAG AAAAACACATGGAACAAATATGTGCACCCTCAAGGGGAAAAGACTGTAGGGTCCATGGACCTTGGTGGAGCTTCAACACAGATCGCATTTGCTGTCCAGAGTAATCTCAGCGGGCCGGACTACTTACCTGTCAAACTGTACGGTTACCCTTACAATGTCTACACACACAGTTTCCTCTGCTATGGTAAACATGAGGCTGGGAGGATGATTCTGGACAAAGTAGTGCGG GAGTCATCTGACCCAAACTACATTCCTAACCCATGCTACCCTAAGGGTTACAACGTGACCTTCGTTGCATCATACATTTATGAAACACAGTGCAATGAGAAGCCAAACGACTACAACCCAGATCAACAACTCTTCTTTGTGGGTACTGGCAACTCGGACAAGTGCCTAAGCATGGTGAAGAGGATTTTTGATTTCCAGACATGTTCTTCAACCCAGTGTTCCTTCAATGGGGTCGAGCAGCCACCAGTCACTGGAGACTTTATG GCATATGCAGGATTCTTCTATACTAGTAGTGTGATTGGGTTGGAAGGAACATCCGATCTCGATCAATTCAAAGCTTCATGTACTAAATTCTGCGAAGAAAAGTGGACGGTG ACGGATACAAGTTTGACAAAGAAACGTGGAAAAACATTAACTTCCAAAAAGAG GTAA